One genomic window of Candidatus Nanohalobium constans includes the following:
- a CDS encoding succinylglutamate desuccinylase/aspartoacylase domain-containing protein: MRVEKLGDGEPEVAVVGAIHGDEPCGEKAIEQFLDSDFEVKKPVKLIIANEKALEKDTRFVDCDLNRSFPGDLKSEDHEERLAAEIMAQVEGLKVLGLHSTKSYADPFVALSSLEPDNMDLVRKTGIRTASYHRDKDLDTLDDHAKCVEVECGFQGSESAVDNAYRIVKNFLAAYGIIDAEHRISSPSVFEIYDTVEEPDYEFIAVNFQKVEEGEVYARNGSKELRADEDFYPVLMSTEGYDTILGHKARKVENPESLTQEKNI; the protein is encoded by the coding sequence ATGAGAGTTGAGAAACTGGGAGATGGAGAACCGGAAGTCGCTGTTGTTGGAGCGATTCACGGTGATGAGCCCTGCGGAGAGAAGGCAATTGAACAATTTCTGGACTCGGATTTTGAAGTGAAGAAGCCTGTTAAATTAATTATAGCGAACGAGAAAGCGCTGGAAAAAGATACTAGATTCGTTGACTGTGACTTGAATCGCAGCTTTCCTGGCGATCTGAAAAGTGAGGATCACGAAGAGAGATTGGCTGCCGAGATAATGGCTCAGGTAGAGGGGCTTAAAGTCCTGGGTCTTCACTCCACGAAGTCCTATGCTGACCCCTTCGTAGCCCTATCTTCACTTGAACCCGATAATATGGATTTAGTCAGGAAAACAGGTATCAGAACTGCCTCGTACCACCGGGATAAGGATCTGGATACCTTGGATGATCACGCGAAATGTGTTGAGGTTGAATGCGGATTCCAGGGATCTGAAAGTGCTGTAGATAATGCTTACAGAATTGTAAAGAATTTTCTAGCTGCTTATGGAATAATTGATGCAGAACATCGTATCTCCAGTCCATCAGTTTTCGAAATCTATGACACCGTGGAAGAGCCGGACTATGAGTTTATTGCTGTAAACTTCCAGAAAGTTGAGGAAGGCGAAGTGTATGCTAGGAACGGAAGTAAAGAGTTGAGAGCAGATGAAGATTTCTATCCTGTTCTGATGTCAACTGAAGGATATGATACGATTCTCGGTCACAAAGCCAGGAAAGTCGAGAACCCTGAAAGTTTGACTCAGGAAAAGAACATTTAA
- a CDS encoding beta-CASP ribonuclease aCPSF1 yields the protein MEELEDVKQFLPSYASVSELKYEGSDIVIYTDSEKFFLNNSDTVKEIVSELKKRVEIRPSSKLYTTPEKAKKKVKELVSDEAGVEEVIMQPSLGKMIIRAEKPGEVIGNRGSGLDEIKEKTLWSPQVERVPAIDSKVVDRARELTVEDPEFRKEFLHDVGKKIRLDKSVGDEWVRVSALGGCRQVGRSCFLLQTEESNVLLDAGIDPAAESGTPENFPYLNAPELDLKQLDAVVLSHAHMDHCGMIPYLFKMGYDGPVYCTEPTRDMMIMLTLDYIGLAHSQNNTAPYDSTAIKKAVKRTITPDYGEVTDITPDMRLTLENAGHIIGSSLCHIHVGEGLHNLLYTGDYNYDNTEMLREASTDFQRVETMITESTYGGRDDEQTPREEANKKFLSKVKQTLNKGGKVIVPAFAVGRSQEVLGLLADEMERSYFDYPVYIDGMIKDANALHTAYPEFLSKKVQKKIFEEEENPFLQDNIKAIGSHNERKEVFDEGPCVILTTSGSITGGPVLSYLQQEADNPDNALIFVGYQFAGSLGRKIQDGADQIEINGKKVDVNLDVNSVSGFSAHSDREQIIDFAKDLRSTPNRIFTNHGEEKNCYSLASALHKILHIDTSAPQNLEAMRLE from the coding sequence ATGGAAGAACTAGAAGATGTGAAACAATTTTTACCAAGCTACGCAAGCGTATCAGAACTAAAATACGAAGGATCAGACATTGTAATATACACAGACAGTGAAAAATTCTTCTTAAACAACTCAGATACTGTAAAAGAAATAGTATCAGAACTGAAAAAAAGAGTAGAGATACGACCATCCTCAAAACTATACACAACACCTGAAAAAGCCAAGAAAAAAGTCAAGGAACTTGTCTCAGACGAAGCAGGAGTAGAAGAAGTAATAATGCAGCCAAGCCTCGGAAAAATGATAATCCGGGCAGAAAAACCCGGAGAAGTTATAGGAAACCGGGGCTCAGGACTAGACGAAATCAAGGAAAAAACTTTGTGGAGCCCGCAGGTCGAACGAGTACCGGCCATCGACTCCAAAGTAGTAGACAGAGCCCGGGAGCTAACAGTAGAAGATCCAGAATTCCGGAAAGAATTTTTGCACGATGTAGGAAAGAAAATCAGGCTTGACAAGTCTGTAGGCGATGAATGGGTCAGAGTTTCCGCATTAGGAGGATGTAGACAGGTCGGAAGGTCCTGTTTCCTTCTTCAAACTGAGGAATCAAATGTACTACTGGATGCAGGAATCGATCCTGCAGCAGAATCAGGAACGCCGGAGAACTTCCCATACCTGAACGCTCCGGAACTGGATTTGAAGCAGCTAGACGCTGTTGTACTCTCTCACGCACACATGGACCACTGTGGAATGATCCCTTACTTATTCAAGATGGGTTATGACGGTCCTGTGTACTGTACTGAGCCGACAAGAGACATGATGATCATGCTGACCTTGGACTACATCGGACTGGCTCACTCACAGAATAATACTGCACCTTATGATTCTACAGCAATTAAGAAAGCAGTTAAGAGAACAATCACTCCTGACTACGGTGAAGTAACCGATATCACCCCGGACATGCGGTTGACACTTGAGAACGCAGGGCACATAATTGGTTCATCGCTATGCCATATTCATGTAGGAGAAGGACTCCACAACCTGCTTTACACAGGAGACTATAACTACGATAATACCGAGATGCTTAGAGAAGCATCCACCGACTTCCAGAGAGTCGAGACAATGATCACAGAGTCAACTTATGGAGGTCGAGATGATGAGCAGACTCCAAGAGAAGAAGCGAACAAGAAGTTCCTCTCCAAGGTCAAACAGACCTTGAACAAGGGCGGAAAGGTTATCGTACCAGCTTTCGCAGTCGGAAGGTCTCAGGAAGTATTAGGCCTTCTTGCTGATGAGATGGAGCGCAGCTACTTCGACTACCCTGTCTACATCGATGGAATGATTAAGGATGCCAACGCACTACACACAGCTTACCCAGAATTCCTGTCTAAGAAAGTACAGAAGAAGATTTTCGAGGAGGAAGAAAACCCATTCCTCCAGGATAATATCAAGGCGATTGGCAGCCATAATGAGAGGAAGGAAGTGTTCGATGAAGGACCATGCGTCATCCTGACCACCTCAGGTTCAATTACGGGCGGACCAGTGCTTTCCTACCTGCAGCAGGAAGCAGATAATCCTGACAACGCGTTGATTTTCGTTGGCTACCAGTTTGCAGGTTCGCTTGGACGGAAGATTCAGGATGGAGCTGATCAGATAGAGATAAACGGGAAGAAGGTGGATGTCAACTTGGATGTCAATTCTGTATCAGGTTTCTCAGCTCACAGCGACAGGGAACAGATCATCGACTTCGCCAAAGACCTGAGAAGCACACCTAACAGGATTTTCACCAACCACGGAGAAGAGAAAAACTGTTACAGTCTGGCATCAGCACTGCACAAGATCCTGCATATCGATACCTCAGCACCTCAGAACCTGGAAGCAATGAGATTGGAGTAG
- the psmB gene encoding archaeal proteasome endopeptidase complex subunit beta, with product MQEQMQKEGKMDEFKTGTTTLGLTTDEGVILAADKRASLGGRLVSNKHAQKVFKLDDNIGLTIAGSVGDAQRIVRVMRSQLKLHKLETKELSLKGAGTLLSNILHNNKMMPFMNQFLMGGVKDGEGAVYSLDPAGGLMEHPNYTATGSGSQMAFGVLEDQYEDGIDHETGQNVAVQAIQAAMERDTATGNGIMVAEITEDGFEILEEKEVESKLK from the coding sequence ATGCAAGAGCAAATGCAGAAAGAAGGGAAAATGGACGAATTCAAAACAGGTACTACAACCCTAGGACTAACAACAGACGAAGGAGTGATCCTAGCAGCAGACAAGAGAGCTTCTCTAGGCGGACGGTTGGTCAGCAACAAGCACGCGCAGAAAGTATTCAAACTAGATGATAACATCGGTTTGACAATCGCCGGAAGCGTAGGAGACGCTCAGAGGATTGTCAGAGTAATGAGAAGCCAGTTAAAGCTTCACAAACTGGAGACAAAGGAGCTTTCCCTGAAAGGTGCTGGAACCCTGCTTTCCAACATCCTGCACAATAACAAGATGATGCCTTTCATGAATCAGTTCCTGATGGGAGGAGTCAAGGATGGAGAAGGAGCAGTTTACAGCCTTGACCCTGCAGGAGGACTGATGGAGCATCCGAACTACACAGCAACAGGGAGTGGAAGCCAGATGGCATTCGGAGTACTGGAAGACCAGTATGAAGACGGAATCGACCACGAAACCGGACAGAATGTAGCAGTTCAGGCTATTCAGGCAGCTATGGAGAGAGACACAGCGACCGGAAACGGTATCATGGTTGCAGAGATTACTGAGGATGGCTTCGAAATCCTTGAAGAGAAAGAAGTAGAATCCAAACTCAAATAA
- a CDS encoding aminopeptidase: MSLREGASTIIDQCLEVQQNEKVLVLNDSNDRELIESLVKVLEDRDVEHGVINYEEPENQGDEPPEYVADAMKQFDVVIAPTMKSLSHTNASGEAAEQGARVATLPTVNKRMWKNALQADYEEVERITDKAAEQLQGVEKIRIETEKGTDLELEIDSDYLEPSNGKLTEAGIGNIPSGEVFTGPLDANGTLVLEENSFGSKEDEGNEIVIENRRVTEIRNAPEDSKIVEKIENIENADQIAEFGFGTNPEAEYIGHTLQDEKILGTVHIALGENSFCLPEGHEKANESSLHWDFILQNPTVWFDDEKVLDEGEPVFLD; this comes from the coding sequence ATGAGCTTGAGAGAAGGCGCTTCGACAATCATCGACCAGTGTTTGGAAGTTCAACAAAACGAAAAAGTGTTGGTATTAAATGACAGTAATGATAGAGAGCTTATCGAATCTTTAGTTAAAGTTCTGGAAGATCGAGATGTAGAACACGGCGTGATTAACTATGAGGAGCCGGAGAATCAGGGAGATGAACCACCTGAATATGTTGCAGATGCGATGAAACAGTTTGATGTGGTTATAGCGCCGACGATGAAATCCTTATCCCACACAAATGCTTCAGGCGAAGCAGCTGAACAAGGAGCACGAGTAGCTACATTACCTACAGTAAATAAGAGGATGTGGAAAAACGCGCTTCAAGCCGACTATGAAGAGGTTGAAAGGATTACAGACAAAGCGGCTGAACAGTTACAAGGAGTAGAAAAGATAAGAATAGAAACGGAAAAAGGAACTGATTTAGAACTTGAAATTGACTCAGACTATTTAGAACCTTCCAATGGAAAACTAACGGAAGCAGGGATAGGAAACATCCCTTCTGGTGAGGTATTTACAGGCCCGCTAGATGCAAATGGAACTCTAGTGTTAGAAGAAAACAGCTTCGGTTCTAAAGAAGATGAAGGCAATGAAATTGTCATTGAGAACAGAAGAGTCACAGAGATAAGAAATGCTCCTGAAGATTCCAAAATAGTGGAGAAAATAGAGAATATTGAAAACGCAGACCAAATCGCAGAATTCGGATTTGGAACCAATCCAGAAGCAGAATACATAGGCCATACACTTCAAGACGAAAAGATTCTGGGAACGGTGCATATCGCGCTCGGAGAAAACTCTTTCTGTCTACCTGAAGGACATGAAAAAGCGAACGAAAGCAGTCTTCACTGGGACTTCATACTACAGAACCCAACTGTATGGTTCGACGATGAGAAAGTCTTGGATGAGGGAGAGCCAGTCTTCTTGGATTAA